The nucleotide window TTCGATGCGCCAAAGAGGTCAACGTCAACGGGGACGACCCGCTGAGGCTACCCGCAGCCGTCCCAAACGGGTAAGGCATGCGCACCGGAAACGGGAGGTTGTCCCTACGCCCTACCCCTACCAAGCCACAAGCGTTCAACTCAGCCCGAACTCCGACCTGGGGCGTGCGCATTGGACGCGGACAGTTGTCCCTACCGAAAGCGTCGCCGGTCGTGTTCTCCGTCTGTTCACCGGGGCCCGGCCGGTAAGGACTGGCCCCGAGTGAATCGTGACGCCGTGGAGGAAACGAGGACTGGCCCCGAGGCGGTCGCGGCCGTGCGCGCCTTCCGCACGGCCTACCGCGCCGCGCTCGAAGCCTGGCGTCGAGGAATCCGTGGGGCGCAGTTCCCGCACGGGACGCGGTTCATGTGCCATTTCCACGGCGCTGAGGCAGCGCCTGGTTAGCGGCCGTCAGCGACCCGCCTCCGATCCGGGCAGCACCCGACGGGACCTTCGCAGTCCCACGCAGCGCTGCACGCTCAGCGTTTGGGTTCGTGTACCTTTGCCGCGCCGTTGTGCGGCTCCGGCACATCAGGAGCCCGTAGGGACGCGAAAAAGTCCGGCCGGTGACCGTGGGCTCCAGCTGCGAGCCGCCACCGCCGCACCCGCCTGGATATCCCAAACCTCAACGCGGGTCAGGTCGCCCCGACCGTTGCAGGGACGCCGAGCGGCGGGCCCTCAGTTGGCTAGCGTTTGCCCGAGAGCACCTGCTTTACGAGCAGGTGACTGCCCCGCAGTGCCTCCATGGCCCGATCTAGGCGGCTTCGCTCTGGGAAGATGAGCAGGTCCCTGACCTCCACGCCGAGACGTTGCGCGATCTTGTCGAGAGCGTCGAGTGAGGGGAGTCTCAAACCCGCCTCGATGCGACTAAGGTACCCCTTGCTGCGAAAGCCCGCCTCCCATGCAAGACGTTCCTGGGTAAGCCCTTGGACTTCACGCAGCTGCGCGATGCGAGCGCCCAGCATGCGGGGCAACGACTTGGAGTCGACTGACACCGGACAGAAAGTACGGAACTCAGCCGTCTTGGAGGTTGCCTGTCAGACAACCATCGGGCATACTCAATCCGCGGTGGGGCGGACGATCACAGGCACAGTGCCACTTGCGTGGCAGGGGGTCTCATGCGCGTACACTTCACTCGCTGCTTGGTTGCGGTTGCCCAACGCCGTGCTTGGCAACCGCGAGGGGAACTGTGCGGCGTGCTCGGGGAAAAACGAGCCCGGGTAGATCCCGTCCTGAGGTCTTGGGGCCGCCCCCCA belongs to Pseudomonadota bacterium and includes:
- a CDS encoding helix-turn-helix domain-containing protein, with product MSVDSKSLPRMLGARIAQLREVQGLTQERLAWEAGFRSKGYLSRIEAGLRLPSLDALDKIAQRLGVEVRDLLIFPERSRLDRAMEALRGSHLLVKQVLSGKR